The DNA window GTCCGTAGATTTTCTCTATGCTGCGGGCGACCACGAGCTGGATGCCCGCCTCGAGCTCGGAGTAAGGCGCCGTCTCGCGCGAGCTACCGCATCCCTTCGAGCGGCCGCTGACGATGACGCCGAAGCCCCCCGACTTGATCGCGTCGCGCTCGATGACGTTGCCGCGCAACCCGACGAGGCAATACCGGGCCAGGGTCTCGTCGTAGTAGTAACAAACCCAGCCAGGGGTGATCTCGTCGGTGGAAATGTTGTTGATCAGTGGCTCTTGCCCAGGGTCGACCGGGAGATCCTCACCTGCGAGCTGGCGCTTCAAGCGCTCTTGGTCCTCGGTCAGGTAGAGGGTTCTCCCCTTGATTTGGACGGAAGTGCGGCGCGGGATGGGCATCACAGACCTCTCCCTCTCCCGTAGCCGCTCCAGCCCGGAGATCCAACCTCGAGATCCACGCCAGGGCGACGGCGCGCCGCGTCGGCCAGGTCGGTCGACCCGGCGCGTGCGCTTGACGGAGCGGCGACAAGGTGGTCTGGTCTGCGCCGAATCGCGCTCGAAGCTGCCCACTCCGCCACGAAGCTCGTCCAGAGCGGTCGGCGATGCGCGCGGTTTCCATGTCCCGCGCCTGCGAGGGCGGCTCGTTCGACCCGGATGACCCGACTCAGAACCCGCACCCCTGTGGCCATCCTCGGCGCCGGGCTGACCGGCCTGTCAGCCGCCCATCACCTGAGGGAGGCCGGTATTCCCTTCCGCATCTTCGAGCGGCTGTCCCACGCCGGAGGGCATGCGATCACCCTCGAAGAGGAAGGCTACCGGTTCGACCGGACAGGGCATTTGCTCCACTTGCGTGACCCGGGACTCCGACGCCTGGCCCTCGGGTGGATGGGTCCGGAGCATCTGGAAATCGAGCGCCAGTCCCGGATCTGGTCCCACGGCGTCTACACCCGCTACCCCTTTCAGGCGAACACCTGGGGCTTGCCGCCCGAGGTGGCGTACGAGTGCCTGCTGGGCTTCATCCGCGCCCAGCAGGAGGCCCACGCCACACCGCCTCCTCGCAACTTCGAGGAGTTCTGTCGGCTGCACTTCGGCGAGGGGATCAGCCGCCATTTCATGCTCCCTTACAACACGAGGCTCTGGGGGGTCCCCCCCACCGAGATCACCGCCGACTGGTGCTCACGGTTCGTTCCTCTGCCCAAGCTCGAGGACGTCGTGGCCGGGGCGGTCGGCTTGCAGGGTCGAGAACTCGGCTACAACGCGCGCTTCATCTATCCGAAGCGAGGGATCGGACAGCTCGTCGAGGGCATGGTCGCCGCGCTGCCCCCGGACGGGCTTCATGCTGGCATCGAGCTGGGGCGCGAGCCGCTCGCCGTGGATCATCACGCCAAGGAGCTCGTGTTCGAGGACGAGGTGGTGCGTTACGACGTGCTGCTCTCCTCGGCGCCCTTGCCCGTCCTCGTGGGCTTGCTCCGGGATGCGCCGGCGGCCGTCGCCGAAGCGGCGGGGCGCCTGCGATGCACCCACCTCTACTACCTCGATCTCGCGCTCGATGCGCCGTGCGGGCAGCCCTTGCACTGGGTCTATGTCCCCGAGGCGAAATACCCATTTTACCGGGTCGGCTGTTACTCGAACTTCTCTCCAGAGATGGCGCCCGAGGGGAAGGCCAACCTGTACGTCGAGCTGGCCGATCGTTCCCCGCCCGCTCTCGACGGCTTGCTCCCCGAGGTGGCGGCGGGTCTCGAGGAGATGGGGCTGATCGCGGGCCCAGAGGCCATCCGCTTCGCGCGCACGAGGCGCATCGACCACGCCTACGTGGTGTTCGACCATGCCTACTATCCCTCGCTGGAGCAGGTGCGGCCCTTCCTGGAAGCGCACCAGATCCTCTCTGCGGGTCGGTATGGAGCCTGGAACTACTCGTCGATGGAGGACGCGCTGCGGTTCGGCCGCGAAGCCGCCCAGGAAGCCGCGGTCCGTCTCGGAGGCGGACGATGACCGCACCCGACATCTCCATCGTCATCCCCGTCTACAACGAGGAAGCGATCCT is part of the Chondromyces crocatus genome and encodes:
- a CDS encoding protoporphyrinogen/coproporphyrinogen oxidase gives rise to the protein MTRLRTRTPVAILGAGLTGLSAAHHLREAGIPFRIFERLSHAGGHAITLEEEGYRFDRTGHLLHLRDPGLRRLALGWMGPEHLEIERQSRIWSHGVYTRYPFQANTWGLPPEVAYECLLGFIRAQQEAHATPPPRNFEEFCRLHFGEGISRHFMLPYNTRLWGVPPTEITADWCSRFVPLPKLEDVVAGAVGLQGRELGYNARFIYPKRGIGQLVEGMVAALPPDGLHAGIELGREPLAVDHHAKELVFEDEVVRYDVLLSSAPLPVLVGLLRDAPAAVAEAAGRLRCTHLYYLDLALDAPCGQPLHWVYVPEAKYPFYRVGCYSNFSPEMAPEGKANLYVELADRSPPALDGLLPEVAAGLEEMGLIAGPEAIRFARTRRIDHAYVVFDHAYYPSLEQVRPFLEAHQILSAGRYGAWNYSSMEDALRFGREAAQEAAVRLGGGR